The Cellulophaga sp. RHA19 genome includes the window GCAAGAGGGAAACACGATTTTAAAATGCGCTCCGTTACCAAAGCAGAAGCTTTAACTTTATATAAAGAACAAGGTAACGAATACAAGACCGAATTAATTGAAAATTTAGAAGACGGTACTATTACTTTTTGCGACCACGATACCTTTACTGATTTATGTAGAGGTGGCCACATACCTAATACAGGTATTGTAAAAGCTATAAAAATATTAAGTGTTGCTGGTGCATACTGGAGGGGTGACGAAAACAAAACACAACTTACACGTATATACGGTATCTCTTTCCCTAAACAGAAAGAACTTACTGAGTACTTAGAGCTACTAGAGCAAGCAAAACAAAGAGACCATAGAAAATTAGGAAAGGAACTTGAGCTTTTTACTTTTTCACAGAAAGTTGGTGCAGGTTTACCTTTATGGCTACCAAAAGGCGCTGCTTTAAGAGAAAGATTAGAAAACTTTTTAAAGAAAGCACAAAAGAAGGCTGGTTACGAAATGGTTGTAACACCACATATAGGACAAAAAGAACTATACGTAACGTCTGGGCATTATGCCAAATACGGTGAAGATAGTTTTCAGCCAATAAAAACTCCTAAAATGGATGAAGAGTTTTTATTAAAACCGATGAACTGTCCACACCACTGTGAGGTTTTTAATTTTAAACCACATTCTTACAAAGATTTACCAAAGCGTTATGCAGAATTTGGTACTGTTTATAGATACGAACAAAGTGGAGAACTACACGGATTAACACGTGTTAGAGGTTTTACTCAGGATGATGCTCATATTTTTTGTACTCCAGAACAATTAGATGAAGAGTTTAAAGATGTGATTGATTTAGTACTTTATGTATTTGGATCTTTGGGTTTTGAAAACTTTAAAGCACAAGTATCTGTAAGAGATTTAAATAATCCCGACAAATACATAGGTAATGTTGAAAACTGGGAAAAAGCAGAAAATGCAATTATAAATGCAGCCAAAGAAAAAGGTCTTGATTTTGTTATAGAAAGTGGTGAAGCTGCATTTTATGGTCCTAAGTTAGACTTTATGGTAAAAGATGCATTAGGTAGAAACTGGCAGTTAGGAACAATACAAGTAGATTACAACTTACCAGAACGTTTTGAGCTTACATATAAAGGTAGTGACAATGAAGACCACAGACCTGTAATGATACACCGTGCACCTTTTGGAAGTATGGAACGTTTTATTGCCATATTACTTGAGCACACAGGAGGTAATTTCCCATTATGGCTAACACCAGAACAAGTAATAATACTGCCTGTTAGCGAGAAATATGAGAAATATGCGAAAAAAGTTTTAAATTCATTAGAAAATGACGAAATTCGCGCCCTGCTAGACAACAGAAACGAAACGGTTGGTAAGAAAATTAGGGAAGCAGAGATGAATAAAATCCCTTTTATGATTATCATTGGCGAGAATGAAGAGGCTACAAACACAATATCTGTGCGTAAACACGGAGGTGAAGATTTAGGCTCTATCTCAATAAAAGATTTTAGTGACTTGGTAACTAGCGAAATAAATAGTACCTTAAAGTCGTTTTAAAAAAATAGAAGTTTAATCTAAAAATTATTAGTTATAGCAATTAGAAAGAGATTTAGGCCACAGCCGAGGAGAGAGAATAAAAACCCGCACAATATTAACAGCGATATAAAAGTACCTAATGTACGTTTGGTTGGTGATAATGTAGAGGTTGGTGTTTACACGACTAAAGTGGCGTTAGCAAAAGCAGAGGAGTTAGAATTAGATTTGGTAGAAATCTCACCAAAAGCAGATCCTCCTGTGTGTAAAATTATAGATTACAAGAAGTTCTTATACGAACAAAAGAAGCGTGAAAAGGTTATGAAAGCCAAAGCGTCTAAAGTTGTTGTTAAAGAAATACGTTTTGGACCACAAACTGATGATCATGATTATGAGTTTAAGAAAAAACACGCAGAGAAATTTTTAAAGGATGGTGCTAAATTAAAAGCATATGTGTTCTTTAAAGGTAGATCTATTGTCTATAAAGATCAAGGAGAAATATTGTTGTTACGTCTTGCTCAAGAACTAGAAGAACTAGGTAAAGTAGAGCAAATGCCAAAGTTAGAAGGTAAAAGAATGACAATGTTTTTAGCTCCTAAAACGAAAAAATAAAAATACTTTTAGTTAAGTATTTTAAAATAAACCAAATGTAATAGTTTGGAATACTAAGCGAGAAATACCGGAGTTTTTTCGGTATTTAATTTATTAAATAGGAGAAAAATGCCTAAAATGAAAACTAAATCCAGTGCTAAAAAGCGTTTTAAGCTTACAGGTACAGGTAAAATAAAAAGAAAGCACGCTTTTAAGAGTCACATTTTGACAAAAAAATCTAAGAAGCGTAAGCTTGCATTAACTCATAGTGGATTAGTACATGAGTCTGATGTAAAAAGTATTAAAGAGCAGTTACGTTTAAAGTAATTAGATTCTTTACGGTAATTATTATTAACCATGGAGTTAGGCTTAAAAACAAAGTGTCTTAATTAAGACCGCCTACTACAAAAAAAATTAAAATTTATGCCAAGATCAGTAAATTCAGTTGCTTCTAGAGCCAGAAGAAAAAAGGTTATGAAGCAAGCCAAAGGTTACTTTGGAAGACGTAAAAACGTTTGGACAGTAGCTAAAAATGCGGTTGAAAAAGCAATGCAATATGCTTACAGAGACCGTAGAGTTAAGAAAAGAAATTTCCGTGCTTTATGGATTACTCGTATTAATGCGGGTGCTAGATTACATGGAATGTCTTACTCTCAGTTTATGGGTAAAGTTAAAGCTAACAACATTGAGTTAAACCGTAAGGTTTTAGCTGATTTAGCTATGAACCACCCAGAAGCTTTTAAAGCTATTGTAAACAAGGTAAAGTAAAAAAATAATTCATCTCGCTTAGGTGAATAAAACCTGCTCTTTTATGAGCAGGTTTTTTTTTGACAAAACTTTAAGCTTTAGTAACACAATATTTACACTTATGAAATGTTTTATACTATAGCTAATATTTTATTTAAAATAAAAAGCAACCTTTAGGCAGTTTTACATCTACCTAAAACAATAAACATTATAAATACAGAAACGATTATGACAGGAGAATTTGCAGAGATGACTGACTTCTTAATTAACCTTACCGAGAAAAACCCATACTTTTTTATTACGTTATGCATACTAATTACTGCTTTTTTAACGTTCTTTGAACTACGAAAAAAACATCATAAAAACAGTTAATGCACAATAACGAATTACAAGAAGATTACAGCTCTATATCCTTAATGCATTATTCTCAGCTCCTAAATTTTTTAGGCCCTTTTGGCATTATTGTGCCAATTATAATATGGTCCTCAAAAAAAAAGGATATAAAAGATATGGATGAGCATGGTAGAGCTGTAATTAATTTTCAAATTAGTGTACTAATTTACTCTGTTGTATTTTCTATACTACTGTTAGTATCTATGGTTTTATCGTTATTCATTGTAGGCTTTTTGTTTTTGTTTATACTATTTTTTGTTGGTATTGCACTAGCTTTATTAATGATAATAACTCCAATAATGGGTGGTATGGCAGCTTCTGAAAAAAGACTATACAAATATCCAATGAGTATTAAGTTTCTTTAATGAACAAACCTCTATAATTTACAAAATGATTAAGTATTATTTATACTAATCTTTTAAGATAAAGAATATCTTTGCTACTTATAATTTAGCAAAAACATATGGATTTATCTAAAGTAAAAATGGTTGTTACAGATATGGACGGCACCTTACTAAACTCTAAACACGAGGTTAGTGAAAAGTTCCTTAATCAATTTAAAAAATTAAAAGAAAACAACATTTTATTTGTTGCTGCCAGCGGTAGACAATACCATAGTATAGTAGATAAATTACACCCTATAAAAAATGATATTTTAGTTATTGCTGAAAATGGTGCCATTGCAAAAGACAAAGACAAGGAGTTGCTGCAAACTGGCTTAGATAAAAATACTATATTAGAACTGCTAGACTTAATTTCTACCATAGACAATGTTTATCCTGTACTCTGCGGCAAAAAGAAAGCCTATATCTCATCTAACTCTGAAGAATTTATTATGAAATTTAAAGAGTACTATGCTGAATATGCACTTTTAGAGAATCTAAAAAGTTATGATGATGATATTTTAAAAATAGCAATTTATCATTTTGAAAGCTCTGAAACCTTTATCTATCCAAAGGTAAAACACTTAGAATCTAATTTAAAGGTGAAAATATCTGGAGAAAATTGGCTAGACTTATCTCATAATGATGCACACAAGGGACACGCTTTAAAAAAACTCCAAGACATGTTTAATATTTCTTCTGCAGAAACTATGGTGTTTGGAGATTTTAATAATGATTTAGAGATGCTTGCCCTTGCAGATTTTAGTTTTGCAATGAAAAATGCACACCCAAACGTTACAAAAGCCGCTAACTACAGCACCAAAAGTAATGATGAATATGGCGTTGAAACTATTTTAGATCTACTTTTAGAAACTAGAAATTAAGTCTTTTTCTTTTTTTTACGAGCAGCAGGAAACAATACATTATTTAATATTAGCCTATAACCAGGGGATGTAGGATGCAACTCTAACTCGGTTTTTGGATCCCCTACCCTGTGCTGATAGTCTTCTGGATCATGACCACCGTAAAAAGTAAAAAAGCCTTTTCCTTTTATACCGTGAATATACCTAGCCTCATTATTTATTTTATTTTCTCCTAAAACCAAAACATTTGATTTTATTAATAATCTATTAAAAGATGTTGTTTGCCCCATAAACCCTTTTACCAAGGAAGTATGGTTTTGACAAAGCATTGTTGGTACTGGATCCCACTTTGCTGAAAAATCCATTAACGAAAAATAATCAGTTTCTTTAGATATTTGTCTTTTTTGAGTCATATCTATATTCGAAAATTCATAAACCATTGGGTTACGCTCTAGTGTAAAATCTTTAAACGCAAATGTTTTTTTATAATCTATTTGAGTTTGGTAACTAGGATCAGATGCATCACCATCAAACATTGGCTCACAAATATCTACACCTTCTGCAGATAAAGCAATATCAAAACTATCTGTAGCGGAACACATAGCAAACATAAAACCACCTCCTATTACGTAGTTTCTAATTTTTGTAGCAACTGCTGCTTTTTCCTCAGAAACTTTAGAATACCCTAGTTTGCTAGCCAATTCTTCAGATTTCTTTTTATTTTCTATATACCACGGAGCAGCTTTGTAACTACCATAAAACTTACCATACTGACCCGTAAAATCTTCATGGTGCAAATGTAGCCAATCATATAAAGCCAGTTTATCACTTAAAACTTCCTCGTCATAAATGGTAACATAAGGAATTTCTGCATACGTTAACACCATAGTAACAGCATCATCCCATGGCTGATTGCCCTTGGGTGAGTACACTGCAACTTTAGGTGCTTTTTCTAAAATAACTGCATCTTGATTTTTAGACGGGCTGCTA containing:
- the thrS gene encoding threonine--tRNA ligase, translated to MIKITLPDGTLKEFSEGSTPMDVAKSISEGFARNVISAKFNDTTVETVTPLTEDGSLVLYTWNDTEGKQAFWHSSSHIVAQAIEELYPGVKLTIGPSIENGFYYDVDLGDDRSISDKDFPKIEKKAIEIARGKHDFKMRSVTKAEALTLYKEQGNEYKTELIENLEDGTITFCDHDTFTDLCRGGHIPNTGIVKAIKILSVAGAYWRGDENKTQLTRIYGISFPKQKELTEYLELLEQAKQRDHRKLGKELELFTFSQKVGAGLPLWLPKGAALRERLENFLKKAQKKAGYEMVVTPHIGQKELYVTSGHYAKYGEDSFQPIKTPKMDEEFLLKPMNCPHHCEVFNFKPHSYKDLPKRYAEFGTVYRYEQSGELHGLTRVRGFTQDDAHIFCTPEQLDEEFKDVIDLVLYVFGSLGFENFKAQVSVRDLNNPDKYIGNVENWEKAENAIINAAKEKGLDFVIESGEAAFYGPKLDFMVKDALGRNWQLGTIQVDYNLPERFELTYKGSDNEDHRPVMIHRAPFGSMERFIAILLEHTGGNFPLWLTPEQVIILPVSEKYEKYAKKVLNSLENDEIRALLDNRNETVGKKIREAEMNKIPFMIIIGENEEATNTISVRKHGGEDLGSISIKDFSDLVTSEINSTLKSF
- the infC gene encoding translation initiation factor IF-3, with the protein product MRKRFRPQPRRENKNPHNINSDIKVPNVRLVGDNVEVGVYTTKVALAKAEELELDLVEISPKADPPVCKIIDYKKFLYEQKKREKVMKAKASKVVVKEIRFGPQTDDHDYEFKKKHAEKFLKDGAKLKAYVFFKGRSIVYKDQGEILLLRLAQELEELGKVEQMPKLEGKRMTMFLAPKTKK
- the rpmI gene encoding 50S ribosomal protein L35, producing MPKMKTKSSAKKRFKLTGTGKIKRKHAFKSHILTKKSKKRKLALTHSGLVHESDVKSIKEQLRLK
- the rplT gene encoding 50S ribosomal protein L20, with protein sequence MPRSVNSVASRARRKKVMKQAKGYFGRRKNVWTVAKNAVEKAMQYAYRDRRVKKRNFRALWITRINAGARLHGMSYSQFMGKVKANNIELNRKVLADLAMNHPEAFKAIVNKVK
- a CDS encoding DUF4870 domain-containing protein: MHNNELQEDYSSISLMHYSQLLNFLGPFGIIVPIIIWSSKKKDIKDMDEHGRAVINFQISVLIYSVVFSILLLVSMVLSLFIVGFLFLFILFFVGIALALLMIITPIMGGMAASEKRLYKYPMSIKFL
- a CDS encoding HAD family hydrolase; the encoded protein is MDLSKVKMVVTDMDGTLLNSKHEVSEKFLNQFKKLKENNILFVAASGRQYHSIVDKLHPIKNDILVIAENGAIAKDKDKELLQTGLDKNTILELLDLISTIDNVYPVLCGKKKAYISSNSEEFIMKFKEYYAEYALLENLKSYDDDILKIAIYHFESSETFIYPKVKHLESNLKVKISGENWLDLSHNDAHKGHALKKLQDMFNISSAETMVFGDFNNDLEMLALADFSFAMKNAHPNVTKAANYSTKSNDEYGVETILDLLLETRN
- a CDS encoding asparagine synthetase B, with the protein product MRKYLLLFSFLLCTLCTMASNILIPMDAESQKNHLKAYGITYWVLAKQQKVHWLLNYRGGSFLLPDGDAIRKECQIRGVSFEVLSTAQSEQILEEISSPSKNQDAVILEKAPKVAVYSPKGNQPWDDAVTMVLTYAEIPYVTIYDEEVLSDKLALYDWLHLHHEDFTGQYGKFYGSYKAAPWYIENKKKSEELASKLGYSKVSEEKAAVATKIRNYVIGGGFMFAMCSATDSFDIALSAEGVDICEPMFDGDASDPSYQTQIDYKKTFAFKDFTLERNPMVYEFSNIDMTQKRQISKETDYFSLMDFSAKWDPVPTMLCQNHTSLVKGFMGQTTSFNRLLIKSNVLVLGENKINNEARYIHGIKGKGFFTFYGGHDPEDYQHRVGDPKTELELHPTSPGYRLILNNVLFPAARKKKKKT